A single region of the Xenopus laevis strain J_2021 chromosome 4L, Xenopus_laevis_v10.1, whole genome shotgun sequence genome encodes:
- the LOC108704011 gene encoding ubiquitin-like modifier-activating enzyme ATG7, with product MMSSENDPPSDVAAAEAAKLQFVPFTSALDAGFWHELTQKKLNEYRLDETPKEIKGYYYNGDPSGLPTRLTLEFSAFDVNTPTPGRCCPALGSLYNTNTLESFKSCDKKALLDGAANEIWEAIRSGAAIEDPTLLTKFLLLTFSDLKRYRFYYWFCFPALCLQEGIRLLQPPTSLAERFSEVQVGALQRSYDELWHKQGTPPQPYFLVKYTDTSCSVAPLRDFTKFYSNTEKVTLGLCDPCTLPQYPGWPLRNLLLLVSYHWGGRVREVEVLCFRDRTLQGERDVTHSLMFHIQLPEMSPNQERPKAVGWEKNQKGQMGPRMVNLSECMDPKRLAESSVDLNLKLMRWRLVPTLDLDKVINTKCLLLGAGTLGCNVARALMGWGVRHITFVDNAKISYSNPVRQPLYDFSDCLGGGDPKAHVAAAKLDKIFPGVNSRGFNMSIPMPGHPVHFSKETVEQAQTDVKKLEDLIAEHDVVFLLMDTRESRWLPTVIAASQKKLVINAALGFDTFVVMRHGLKKPTKDNAGAEGANSSDLLGSSLFSNIPGHRLGCYFCNDVVAPGDSTRDRTLDQQCTVSRPGLAMIAGALAVELMVSVIQHPEGGYAVASSSDDRMNEPPTSLGLVPHQIRGFLSRFDNVLPVSLAFDKCTACSPKVIDQYETDGFQFLAKAFNSSHSFLEDLTGLTLLHQETQAAEIWDMSDDEVV from the exons GGGATCCATCCGGACTCCCGACCCGACTCACTCTGGAATTCAGCGCCTTCGATGT TAACACCCCCACCCCTGGCCGCTGCTGCCCGGCACTCGGCTCGTTGTACAACACCAACACTCTGGAGTCATTCAAATCATGTGACAAGAAGGCGCTTTTGGATGGAGCAGCCAATGAG ATTTGGGAAGCGATCCGGTCGGGAGCGGCCATTGAGGATCCAACGCTTCTGACCAAGTTCCTCCTCTTGACATTCTCA GATTTAAAGAGATACCGCTTCTACTACTGGTTCTGTTTCCCCGCCCTGTGCCTGCAGGAAGGGATCCGCCTACTACAGCCTCCGACTTCACTTGCCGAACGTTTCTCTGAAGTCCAG GTGGGAGCGCTGCAGAGATCGTATGATGAGTTGTGGCACAAGCAAGGGACCCCCCCACAGCCTTATTTCCTGGTGAAATACACAGACACCTCCTGCTCCGTCGCCCCACTCCGGGACTTCACTAAGTTCTATAGCAACACtgagaaa GTGACGTTGGGGTTGTGCGACCCCTGCACTTTGCCCCAGTACCCGGGGTGGCCCCTGCGCAATCTGCTGCTCCTGGTGTCGTATCATTG GGGGGGGCGAGTGCGGGAAGTCGAGGTTCTCTGCTTTAGGGACAGGACCCTCCAGGGGGAGCGAGACGTCACCCACAGTCTCATGTTCCACATTCAACTCCCAGAGATGTCGCCCAATCAGG AGAGGCCAAAAGCTGTCGGGTGGGAGAAGAACCAGAAAGGGCAGATGGGCCCCAGGATGGTGAATCTCAGTGAATGTATGGATCCTAAAAG GTTGGCTGAATCGTCTGTTGACCTGAACCTGAAGCTCATGCGCTGGAGACTGGTCCCAACTCTGGACTTGGACAAAGTGATTAATACAAAGTGTTTGCTCCTGGGGGCCGGCACGCTGGGCTGCAATGTGGCGAGGGCACTAATG GGCTGGGGGGTCAGACACATCACCTTCGTGGACAATGCCAAGATCTCCTACTCCAACCCCGTGCGGCAGCCCCTCTATGACTTCTCCGACTGCCTGGGAGGGGGCGACCCCAAAGCTCATGTGGCAGCGGCAAAGCTGGACAAGATTTTCCCTGGTGTG aattccagaggATTCAACATGAGTATCCCAATGCCGGGGCATCCGGTCCATTTCTCCaaagagacagtagaacaggCCCAGACAGACGTAAAGAAACTGGAGGATCTTATTGCTGAACATGATGTGGTGTTTCTACTGATGGACACGAGGGAGAGTCGCTGGCTCCCAACTGTCATTGCTGCCAGTCAGAAAAAG TTGGTCATTAACGCGGCGCTGGGGTTTGACACGTTTGTGGTGATGAGACACGGACTGAAGAAGCCGACGAAGGACAATGCGGGGGCAGAGGGGGCCAACTCTTCTGATCTCTTAGGCTCCTCCCTCTTCTCCAATATCCCCGGCCACCGATTGGGCTGTTATTTCTGTAACGATGTGGTGGCGCCAGGTGAT TCCACCAGGGACCGCACTCTGGACCAGCAGTGCACTGTGAGCCGACCAGGACTGGCCATGATTGCCGGAGCATTAGCCGTGGAGCTTATGGTGTCCGTCATCCAGCACCCCGAAGG AGGTTACGCAGTCGCTAGCAGCAGTGACGACCGTATGAATGAGCCCCCGACATCTCTGGGTCTTGTGCCACATCAG ATTCGAGGCTTTTTGTCGAGGTTTGACAATGTGTTGCCTGTGAGTCTCGCATTTGACAAGTGCACTGCCTGTTCTCCCAAG GTTATTGATCAGTACGAGACTGATGGATTCCAGTTCTTGGCCAAAGCTTTCAACTCGTCTCATTCGTTCCTGGAGGATTTGACTGGACTGACGCTGCTGCACCAGGAGACTCAGGCTGCGGAG